Within the Bacteroidota bacterium genome, the region ACACTTCGCGAACCCCGATTTGGTTGTAAACGTGCTGATATAGTGATCATTACAAAAACAGATAAAATTCTCTCCCCAATACTTAAAAGAAACCTTTCAGAAGAAATTCACCCTGAACCTTATCAGAATTTACATTATTCATACCTGGATTATGGCAATTTAATCCCATTATCCGGAACACCAGTTGAGGAAAATGACATTGAGAAAAAAAAATACAGTAGCATACTTTTAGTTGTTGGCATCGCAAATCCTTATCCGCTTCAGGATCATCTGAAAAAAATGTGTACCGATTTAGTTACGGTTCAGTTTGGTGATCATCATCGCTATACTGTTGATGACATCCACAGGATAAGAGAAGAATATGACAAGATGTATCTGAAAAACAAAATTATCATCACTACTGAAAAAGATGCTATGCGACTTCAAGAACCTTTGTTGAAGGAACACATCTCTGGATTACCCATATTCTATATCCCTGTTTTTGTCACCTTCCACAAGACTATCTCCACATCGTTCGATAGACTTATCTTAGACTACGTAAGTAAAA harbors:
- the lpxK gene encoding tetraacyldisaccharide 4'-kinase — translated: MVIVKILFYPLSLIYGLAGCIRNILFDIGILPSTTYNFPVISIGNLTVGGTGKSPHIEYLIRLLQDKYNIATLSRGYKRSTKGFRLVDVDSTTEQVGDEALQIKRKFRGIIVAVDENRRRGIQLIKEKFPEIDIILLDDALQHRYVKPGLSILLTDYHNLFTTDHLLPFGTLREPRFGCKRADIVIITKTDKILSPILKRNLSEEIHPEPYQNLHYSYLDYGNLIPLSGTPVEENDIEKKKYSSILLVVGIANPYPLQDHLKKMCTDLVTVQFGDHHRYTVDDIHRIREEYDKMYLKNKIIITTEKDAMRLQEPLLKEHISGLPIFYIPVFVTFHKTISTSFDRLILDYVSKTKKAT